CAAGAGAAGATGTCCGAGGTCAAGGTGCTGAGCGGTCTGCTGCCGATCTGCTGTAAGTGCAAGAAGATCCGCGACGACGAGGGCTACTGGGACCATCTCGAGCTCTTCATCCACACACACTCCGAGGCCGAGTTCAGCCACGGCATCTGCCCCGAGTGCTTGGAGTCGGTCCTTGCCGAGCGTCCCGAGCTCAGGCCGCGGGAGCCGTCGTGAAGGTCGACAGCGGCGAGGCCGCGTGGATCTAGTGGCAAGACCGTCACCGACGCCGTCCCGAAGGAGGTGCGCCCCCGAAGGAGGTGCCGGGCATCTCTAACTTTGGCCGAGCCCCACGACTTCACCAGGAGACGACGATGACGTGTACGATCTGTCGGCACGGGACCCTCGAGAAGGGCTCGGCAACAGTCGTGCTGGAGCGCGGGGAAGCGACCGTCATCCCTCGTCGCCATCAGGACGGCTGACCGCGAGCCCTGGCCTCGACCTGGCCGCAGATCTCAGCCCTTTTGGATGAGCACTGTTGAGCTCGATTGTGCCCCCTTGCCGTTTGCAAGAGGGCAGAATGAGCTCAGGGATGGCTCTGGGCAACGGCGGATGGTGGCCGTTGAGCACGAGAGTGGCTCTGGGGGATTCTAATCCGTGCCGTTGAGCGCTCAACAGTGGCTCGGGGGATTCGACAGAGGGGTGTTGAGCGCTCAACACCTGGTTCTGGATTTGCCCAAGGCGATCCTCGAGCTCAACGGCGGCATTTCGCGGCGCGCAAAGCGCGCCCGTGCGCTCAACGGCGGCATTTCGCAACGCGCAAAGCGCGCCCGTGCGCTCAACGGCGGCCTTTTGCAATGCGCAAAGCGTGACCGCGAGCTCGACGGCAGCATCTTGGCGCGACCAGGGACGACTCTCGCTCTTCTCGCCACGTTTGCCAGCGTCGGCGGCGCGGCCTCCGAGGTAGGTGCCCGGCTGGCCGCAGCTTGACCAGCGCCACTGAGTCGACGCCGAAGTCTCTATCGAAGCTGTGATCGTCTTCCGCAGGCGCGAAGACTGCTCGAGCCGAGAGCCGATATGCGCACACGCACGCTTCGAGACGCAGCTCTCCCGGCACGCCTCTGTGCCCGTATCCGTGAAAAGAGCGAGGCTCGCCACGGCAGAGCAGGCGAGACGCCTGCGCTCCCAGCAGGCGGAGTGGCGGCACCACATTCGAAGCTGGGGTTCTTCGGATCGGCAGTCGCGCCAGGACGATACGCTGCCGAGCGCCTCAGCCGGGGAAGTGAAACTGATGGGAATTGGCGACCGCTGGGAACTACGGAAGTTCGTCGCCTGCAAGCGGCGCCTTGCCCTTCCCGGCGCGAGACAGGATCCTGCGTGCCTCGGCGACATCCGCGCGAGATGCTCGCTCCCGGAAGCAAGCCTCGGTTCGGAGTGCGGAGAGCTTCTCAGCCACGGCGACGTTGATGAGTTGGTTCACCGCGACTCCCTCCTCCTCGGCCAGTTTCCGGGTCTCCTCGAGAAGGGACGGTTGAAGTCTCAAGGCAAAATTACTTCTTCTCATGCTTCATCTCCCAGCGTCTCAAGGCTTCTCCAGGTGAGGCGATCGTCATCCAGCACAGTCCGCATTCCTGAATGATATCGAGGCCACGGAGCCGCGGCTGACATCTCGGCTGAGCAGGCGAGACGCCTGCGCTCCCAGCAGGCGGAGTCAGACGGCCCGTGGTATTCTCGGCACGTGGACAAGAAGTCGGACTTTCGGATGACCCTCGCGCCCGGAGACGCCTCAGTGGCGACTTAGATGAGCCTGACCGCAGAGCGAGAATGGCCGCCGCTCGAGGATCATCTCGATCCGCCAGAGATCACCCGCTACGAGCGCCAGGAATTCGAACGTCTCGAGGCCCCCTACGCCGATCCCGAGCACGGCGACTTCCACTTTCGCCTGAATCGGCTGCTTGCTACCCACCTGGCGGAAGGCTATGTCGGCTCGGTGGACCTCAAGACCCGTGTCGCTGAAGGCTCCGACTTCGCCAGCGATACCTGCATCCGGAAAGATGGCGACGACCCGCGGACCGGTGTGCGCTATCTCGAGGAACTGGTCTTCGAGATCGTCTCCAAGCGCTCCCTCGAGGACACAGATCGTCGCGCCCGAGCGTTCGCCGAGCGCGGCGTTCGCCGCCAGATCGCGATCTTTGTCCAAGAGGGCGAGGTCCGCGAGTGGTCATCCCGCAGCAACGGCTGGAAGCGGCTTGATCCACGCCGGAGCCTTCGGGATCCCTGCCTGGCGCATCCCTTACCCGTCTCCGCGTTGCTCGACGCGACCGAGGCGGAGGTCGCCATGGCGCGGGCGCTGGAGGCGAAAGGCAACCCCGCCATCGCCGACATGAAGCAGCAGAACGCTCTCAAAGGCGAAGCGCGTGGACGCGCCGAGGGGGAAGCCCGGGGACGCGCGATCGCGCTTCTGACCGTCCTCGCCGCGCGCGGTTTTGAGATCTTGGACCCAGAGCGCCAACAGATCCTCGCCACGACCGATCCCGAGACACTCGACCGCTGGCTCCAAAGAGCGGCCACCGCCGACTCTCTCGACGAAGTGCTCGGCGAATAGATCCGCTAAAGCGTGCTCGGAAGTGCTGCCCCGG
The DNA window shown above is from bacterium and carries:
- a CDS encoding response regulator; the encoded protein is QEKMSEVKVLSGLLPICCKCKKIRDDEGYWDHLELFIHTHSEAEFSHGICPECLESVLAERPELRPREPS